A region from the Citrobacter koseri ATCC BAA-895 genome encodes:
- the fdoH gene encoding formate dehydrogenase O subunit beta: MAYQSQDIIRRSATNGFTPAPQARDHQQEVAKLIDVTTCIGCKACQVACSEWNDIRDEVGSNIGVYDNPADLTAKSWTVMRFSEVEQDDKLEWLIRKDGCMHCADPGCLKACPAEGAIIQYANGIVDFQSEQCIGCGYCIAGCPFDVPRLNPDDNRVYKCTLCVDRVVVGQEPACVKTCPTGAIHFGSKEAMKTLAGERVAELKTRGYDNAGLYDPAGVGGTHVMYVLHHADKPNLYHGLPENPEISATVKFWKGIWKPLAAVGFAATFAASIFHYVGVGPNRADEEEDNLHEEKDEVRK, encoded by the coding sequence ATGGCTTATCAATCGCAAGACATCATTCGTCGTTCCGCGACTAACGGTTTCACTCCCGCGCCACAGGCGCGGGATCACCAGCAAGAGGTGGCGAAGCTTATCGACGTCACCACCTGTATTGGCTGTAAAGCCTGTCAGGTGGCCTGTTCGGAATGGAACGACATCCGTGATGAAGTGGGCAGCAACATCGGGGTGTACGACAACCCGGCTGATCTGACCGCAAAATCCTGGACGGTGATGCGCTTCTCGGAAGTGGAGCAAGACGACAAACTGGAATGGCTTATCCGTAAGGATGGCTGTATGCACTGCGCCGATCCGGGCTGCCTGAAGGCATGTCCGGCAGAAGGGGCTATTATTCAGTATGCCAACGGCATTGTCGACTTCCAGTCTGAGCAGTGCATCGGCTGCGGCTACTGCATCGCCGGTTGTCCGTTCGATGTGCCGCGCCTCAACCCGGACGACAACCGCGTTTATAAATGTACGCTGTGCGTTGACCGCGTGGTGGTGGGGCAAGAACCGGCCTGCGTGAAGACTTGCCCGACTGGCGCTATCCACTTTGGTTCCAAAGAGGCGATGAAAACGCTGGCAGGCGAACGTGTGGCTGAGCTGAAAACCCGTGGTTACGACAATGCAGGTCTGTACGATCCGGCAGGCGTCGGCGGTACTCACGTCATGTACGTGCTGCACCATGCCGACAAACCGAATCTGTACCACGGTCTGCCGGAAAACCCGGAAATCAGCGCGACGGTGAAATTCTGGAAAGGCATCTGGAAACCTCTCGCAGCGGTCGGCTTTGCTGCGACCTTTGCGGCCAGCATCTTCCACTATGTCGGTGTCGGCCCGAACCGTGCAGATGAGGAAGAAGACAATCTGCATGAAGAGAAAGACGAGGTGCGCAAATGA